The following proteins come from a genomic window of Myxococcales bacterium:
- a CDS encoding serine/threonine protein kinase has translation MARTAKRDALKERLGKVLGGRFRLESSLGAGGTGAVYRARTLDVESPLPSVVAVKILHPHLLLNPAQRTVFLEEARIAGLVEHPGAVRVFDAGVSPDGTAFIVLEHLTGRSLHDGLVGWGDLLLDEVVRVVRGVLEVLAAAHRHGIVHCDVKPENVFVCNDGTVKLLDFGVARVTGEARRTGVAGTAAFMAPEQACGDWASVDARSDVWSVGATFYTLITGAHLVEGAPPLLPDDVPEPLSRVVRRALEANPKDRWSDARAMLDALIVAAIESGVPRSSRDLGAAVDVAASAPVPEESYTLRVPPYPVTVIAPASHAAPVPKRSRWRWLAKLGLGTLVIVAASAVGAGLALLDAPLSQWMSGAPAQIGKPLSTTTTSSGDVKR, from the coding sequence TTGGCCCGAACCGCAAAGCGAGACGCGCTCAAAGAGCGACTCGGAAAAGTCCTCGGCGGACGCTTCCGTCTCGAGAGCAGCCTGGGCGCGGGCGGCACCGGTGCGGTCTACCGGGCCCGTACGCTCGACGTTGAATCGCCGCTTCCGTCGGTGGTGGCCGTCAAGATCCTCCATCCGCACCTTCTGCTCAACCCGGCGCAGCGAACGGTGTTCCTCGAAGAAGCGCGCATCGCCGGCCTCGTCGAGCATCCCGGTGCCGTGCGGGTCTTCGATGCCGGCGTCTCGCCCGACGGCACCGCTTTCATCGTGCTCGAACACCTCACTGGCCGCTCGCTCCACGACGGCCTCGTAGGCTGGGGCGATCTCCTTCTCGATGAGGTGGTGCGCGTTGTTCGAGGGGTCCTCGAGGTGCTCGCCGCGGCGCACCGCCACGGGATCGTCCACTGCGACGTGAAGCCAGAGAACGTCTTCGTTTGCAACGACGGCACGGTGAAGTTGCTCGACTTCGGGGTGGCCCGCGTCACCGGCGAAGCGCGTCGCACGGGCGTCGCCGGTACCGCAGCGTTCATGGCGCCAGAGCAAGCCTGTGGCGATTGGGCCTCCGTCGACGCGCGCAGCGACGTGTGGTCCGTCGGTGCAACCTTCTACACACTCATCACGGGCGCGCACCTCGTCGAAGGTGCCCCCCCGCTCTTGCCGGACGATGTTCCCGAGCCTCTCTCTCGTGTGGTTCGGCGCGCCCTCGAAGCGAACCCGAAGGACCGGTGGAGCGACGCTCGCGCCATGCTCGATGCGCTCATCGTCGCCGCCATCGAGAGCGGCGTCCCGCGGAGCTCGCGCGACTTGGGCGCTGCCGTCGACGTCGCCGCCAGTGCGCCCGTCCCTGAGGAGTCCTACACGCTGCGGGTGCCGCCTTACCCCGTGACCGTCATCGCCCCCGCCTCGCATGCCGCGCCGGTCCCCAAGCGCTCGCGTTGGCGTTGGCTCGCGAAGCTCGGTCTCGGGACCCTCGTCATCGTGGCCGCCAGCGCCGTCGGCGCCGGCCTCGCCCTGCTCGACGCGCCGCTCTCTCAGTGGATGAGCGGCGCGCCAGCGCAGATCGGCAAGCCCCTCTCCACCACGACGACGTCGTCGGGCGACGTGAAGCGCTAG